One Choloepus didactylus isolate mChoDid1 chromosome 8, mChoDid1.pri, whole genome shotgun sequence DNA window includes the following coding sequences:
- the LOC119542277 gene encoding olfactory receptor 6C2-like, with product MRNKTVTTFILLGLTDDPQLQVPLFIFIFLTYMLSVNGNLTIITLTFLDSNLKTPMYFFLQNFSSLEISFTSSCIPKYLYNIATGDKTITYDACASQMFFTDLFAVTEFFLLAAMSYDRYVAICKPLHYMTVMSRRVCRNLVVYCWAAGLCIIIPPLFLFLKLEFCDSNILDHFTCDAFPLMKITCSDTWSLDTAIMTSAVLTLIITLSCVILSYGYTIRTIFRFPSLQQRKKAFSTCSSHLIVISITYGTCIFIYMNPTAKEEVTKNKVISLLISSVSPVLNPFIYTLRNNQVKKAFKDSIKRIGLFSAK from the coding sequence ATGAGAAACAAAACAGTAACAACATTTATTCTGCTGGGACTGACTGATGATCCTCAGCTCCAGGTTccactttttatatttatattcctaACCTACATGCTGAGTGTAAATGGGAACCTGACCATCATCACACTCACCTTTTTGGACTCAAATCTTAaaacacccatgtactttttcttaCAAAATTTCTCCTCCTTGGAGATCTCCTTCACATCTTCatgtattcctaaatacttgTATAACATAGCTACAGGTGACAAGACCATTACTTACGATGCTTGTGCTAGCCAAATGTTTTTTACTGACCTCTTCGCAGTAACAGAATTTTTTCTCCTTGCTGCCATGTcgtatgaccgctatgtggccatctgcaaacCCCTGCATTATATGACCGTCATGAGCAGAAGAGTCTGCAGGAATCTTGTCGTCTATTGTTGGGCAGCTGGTTTGTGTATAATAATCCCACcacttttcctgtttttaaaactgGAATTTTGTGACTCTAACATCCTTGATCATTTTACCTGTGATGCATTTCCCCTAATGAAAATCACATGCTCGGACACATGGTCCCTTGACACAGCAATTATGACCTCTGCTGTACTGACCCTGATTATAACTCTTTCTTGTGTAATTCTGTCCTATGGTTATACTATCAGGACAATTTTTAGATTCCCCTCTCtccagcaaaggaaaaaggcCTTTTCTACCTGTTCTTCCCACCTGATTGTGATTTCCATCACTTATGGCACGTGCATTTTCATCTATATGAATCCCACAGCAAAGGAAGAAGTGACCAAAAATAAAGTGATTTCACTACTCATTTCTTCTGTTTCACCTGTGTTGAATCCCTTTATTTATACCTTGAGAAACAATCAAGTTAAGAAAGCCTTCAAGGACTCAATCAAAAGAATAGGATTGTTCTcagctaaataa